The following are encoded together in the Syntrophorhabdus sp. genome:
- a CDS encoding response regulator transcription factor, which yields MERILAIDDDVALCELLSDYLVSEGFEVESAHDGETGLEMACGGTHDLIVLDVMLPGMNGFEVLRYLRSRSNTPVIMLTARGETVDRIVGLEIGADDYLAKPFNPRELVARIRAILRRMRLDRGSIEETVPEMLKVGDVEMHIATRLVLLSGDPVNLTAMEFNLLEILVRSAGRLVSREDLIRSVLGRSPYPYDRSIDVHVSRLRKKLGREVGGTERIKTIRNVGYLYALTAPTPQVRSGAGAGQT from the coding sequence ATGGAACGGATACTGGCAATCGACGACGATGTTGCCCTTTGTGAGCTTCTTTCGGATTATCTCGTTTCCGAGGGATTTGAGGTGGAAAGCGCCCATGACGGTGAAACGGGCCTGGAGATGGCCTGCGGGGGAACACATGACCTCATTGTCCTCGATGTGATGCTTCCCGGAATGAACGGTTTCGAAGTCTTGCGTTACCTGAGGAGCAGGTCGAACACGCCCGTCATCATGCTCACGGCCCGCGGCGAGACCGTGGACCGCATCGTGGGTCTGGAGATCGGTGCCGATGACTACCTTGCCAAGCCGTTCAACCCGCGCGAACTGGTTGCCCGGATTCGCGCCATCCTCAGGCGCATGCGCCTTGACAGGGGAAGTATCGAAGAGACGGTGCCGGAGATGCTGAAGGTGGGCGATGTGGAGATGCACATCGCGACACGTCTCGTTCTTCTGTCCGGCGATCCTGTCAACCTCACGGCCATGGAGTTCAACCTGCTTGAGATCCTGGTGCGCAGTGCGGGTCGTCTCGTGTCGAGAGAGGATCTGATACGGTCGGTGCTGGGTCGGTCCCCGTACCCCTACGACCGCAGCATTGACGTTCACGTGAGCAGGCTCAGAAAGAAGCTCGGCCGCGAGGTCGGCGGAACGGAACGAATCAAGACGATACGGAACGTCGGATACCTCTATGCGCTGACGGCGCCGACCCCTCAGGTGCGGTCGGGCGCCGGTGCAGGACAGACGTGA
- a CDS encoding HAMP domain-containing protein, protein MPVRGIFLKIYLCFWLSSLLVIAAQIGLDWFSRTGPFGGRPRADHIQRTVGPVLIFYGHTVVENMRSSDHNALERSAQRLKNLSGIDAYVVDGSGRDLRGRSLPRSIENIAGAARRTGKAEFSSSRTGMLLALPMGAEGGESYTVVGNIPRSVFAPPFPPGRGAPPPMIFGPGFFFPPGQPMSLFRLFITLFISGGACYLLARYLTSPIVRLREAARRFAGGELSARSGRRKVVWKDELSDLANDFDVMAERIESLVTQQRRLVQDVSHELRSPLARLTIAVELLRGQGPAATPSTLTRIEREAMSLNEMIGQVLDLTRIEGDISSVVMAPVDLAPLLGEIVDDANFEANTGGRGVRLLESEPCVVAGNEEWLRRGIENVIRNAIRYTLDNTMVEVRLTRSKEAGARYARISVRDHGGGVPEADLPHLFRPFYRVSTARDRQSGGAGLGLAITKSAVTLHRGSVTARNAADGGLLVIIELPVDNDPVAVIPVNV, encoded by the coding sequence ATGCCTGTCCGCGGCATCTTTCTCAAGATATACCTCTGTTTCTGGTTGTCATCCCTCCTCGTTATAGCTGCCCAGATAGGTCTCGACTGGTTCTCCCGCACAGGGCCTTTCGGAGGAAGGCCCCGTGCGGACCACATTCAACGCACAGTGGGGCCGGTTCTCATCTTTTATGGTCACACGGTGGTGGAGAACATGAGGTCATCTGACCATAACGCGCTGGAAAGGTCCGCTCAAAGACTGAAGAACCTGTCCGGGATCGATGCGTATGTTGTCGATGGGTCAGGCAGGGACCTCCGGGGCCGTTCACTGCCGCGGAGCATTGAGAACATCGCGGGAGCGGCAAGGCGGACGGGCAAGGCGGAATTCTCCTCGTCGCGGACAGGAATGCTCCTTGCCCTGCCGATGGGGGCAGAAGGCGGCGAGAGTTATACCGTGGTCGGAAACATCCCCCGAAGCGTCTTTGCCCCGCCATTTCCTCCGGGACGCGGCGCGCCTCCGCCGATGATCTTCGGCCCCGGTTTCTTTTTCCCTCCGGGCCAGCCCATGTCACTGTTCAGGCTTTTCATCACCCTTTTTATCTCGGGGGGTGCGTGCTATCTGTTGGCCCGCTACCTGACGTCGCCCATAGTCAGGCTCCGGGAGGCCGCGCGCAGGTTTGCGGGTGGCGAGCTTTCCGCCAGATCGGGGAGGAGAAAGGTCGTCTGGAAGGATGAGCTGTCGGACCTTGCCAATGATTTCGATGTCATGGCGGAACGTATCGAGTCGCTGGTAACCCAGCAGCGCAGGCTGGTACAGGATGTTTCCCATGAACTGCGTTCCCCCCTGGCACGGCTCACCATAGCCGTTGAGCTGTTGAGGGGCCAGGGCCCTGCAGCAACTCCGTCGACCCTCACCAGGATCGAGAGGGAGGCCATGTCGCTCAATGAGATGATCGGACAGGTCCTCGACCTGACTCGTATCGAGGGTGACATTTCATCAGTTGTTATGGCCCCCGTTGATCTTGCCCCTCTCCTCGGGGAGATCGTGGACGACGCGAACTTCGAGGCGAATACCGGCGGCCGGGGTGTCCGTCTTCTGGAGAGTGAACCATGTGTCGTCGCGGGCAACGAGGAATGGTTGCGCAGGGGGATCGAGAACGTGATCCGCAATGCCATACGGTACACCCTGGACAATACCATGGTGGAGGTCCGCCTCACCAGAAGCAAAGAGGCAGGAGCGCGATACGCCCGGATAAGCGTGCGGGACCATGGCGGCGGGGTACCGGAAGCGGATCTTCCCCACCTTTTCCGGCCGTTCTACCGCGTATCCACGGCGCGGGACAGGCAAAGCGGTGGCGCGGGCCTCGGCCTCGCCATCACGAAGAGCGCCGTAACCCTCCATCGAGGTTCTGTAACCGCCCGGAACGCGGCGGACGGAGGCCTCCTCGTGATCATTGAACTGCCTGTCGACAACGACCCCGTTGCCGTAATCCCCGTGAACGTGTGA